From a region of the Desmodus rotundus isolate HL8 chromosome 7, HLdesRot8A.1, whole genome shotgun sequence genome:
- the TMEM121 gene encoding transmembrane protein 121, protein MVLPPPDRRHVCLTTLVIMGSMAVMDAYLVEQNQGPRKIGVCIIVLVGDVCFLLVLRYVAVWVGAEVRTAKRGYAMILWFLYIFVLEIKLYFIFQNYKAARRGAADPVARKALTLLLSVCVPGLFLLLVALDRMEYVRTFRKREDLRGRLFWVALDLLDLLDMQANLWEPPRTGLPLWAEGLTFFYCYMLLLVLPCVALSEVSMQGEHIAPQKMMLYPVLSLATVNVVAVLARAANMALFRDSRVSAIFVGKNVVALATKACTFLEYRRQVRDFPPPALALELQPPPSQRNSVPPPPPLHGPPGRPHGSSPTRNALDT, encoded by the coding sequence ATGGTGTTGCCGCCCCCGGATCGGCGCCACGTGTGCCTGACCACGCTGGTGATCATGGGCAGCATGGCGGTCATGGACGCCTACCTGGTGGAGCAGAACCAGGGCCCGCGCAAGATCGGCGTGTGCATCATTGTGCTGGTGGGCGACGTGTGCTTCCTGCTGGTGCTGCGCTATGTGGCCGTGTGGGTGGGCGCTGAGGTGCGAACGGCCAAGCGTGGCTATGCCATGATCCTCTGGTTCCTCTACATCTTCGTGCTGGAGATCAAGCTCTACTTCATCTTCCAGAACTACAAGGCTGCTCGGCGGGGCGCAGCCGACCCGGTGGCGCGTAAGGCACTGACGCTGCTGCTGTCGGTGTGTGTGCCCGGTCTCTTCCTCCTGCTGGTGGCGCTGGACCGCATGGAGTACGTGCGCACCTTCCGCAAGCGCGAGGACCTGCGTGGCCGCCTCTTCTGGGTGGCGCTGGACCTGCTGGACTTGCTGGACATGCAGGCCAACCTGTGGGAGCCGCCGCGCACAGGGCTGCCGCTGTGGGCCGAAGGCCTCACCTTCTTCTACTGCTAcatgctgctgctggtgctgccttGCGTGGCGCTCAGCGAGGTCAGCATGCAGGGCGAGCACATCGCACCGCAGAAGATGATGCTCTACCCGGTGCTCAGCCTCGCTACCGTCAACGTAGTGGCCGTGCTGGCACGAGCCGCCAACATGGCGCTGTTCCGGGACAGCCGCGTCTCGGCCATCTTCGTCGGCAAGAACGTGGTGGCCCTCGCCACCAAGGCCTGCACCTTCCTCGAATACCGCCGCCAGGTGCGCGACTTCCCGCCACCCGCGCTCGCCCTGGAGCTGCAGCCGCCGCCCTCGCAGCGCAACTCGGTGCCACCGCCCCCTCCGCTGCATGGCCCGCCTGGCCGCCCCCATGGGTCCTCGCCCACTCGTAATGCCCTGGACACGTGA